A genomic stretch from Musa acuminata AAA Group cultivar baxijiao unplaced genomic scaffold, Cavendish_Baxijiao_AAA HiC_scaffold_1138, whole genome shotgun sequence includes:
- the LOC135671156 gene encoding receptor-like protein EIX2 codes for MAFTLSFSSSLFCLLGILLLHGAAVTGGCFSMEREALLDFKAGVGDTRNRLSSWTGHHCCTWKGVACDTTTGHVVMLDLRNTNITDDRALRGERMNSSLLALSHLKHLDLSFNDFRGIRMPEFIGSFKKLRYLNLSSTRFMGGIPARLGNLSSLYVLDLSAALDFASHVDDLDWLSHLTSLKHLDFSCRGLGGRRGLVRIRMTGIFLGMLLGVSRRPSSVVRVGGSGR; via the exons ATGGCTTTCACCCTATCCTTCTCATCATCATTATTCTGCCTTTTGGGCATCCTCCTCCTCCACGGGGCAGCGGTGACAGGCGGGTGTTTTAGCATGGAGAGGGAGGCGCTGCTGGACTTCAAAGCTGGTGTCGGAGACACCCGCAACCGGCTATCTTCTTGGACAGGCCACCACTGTTGCACATGGAAGGGCGTGGCCTGCGACACCACCACTGGCCACGTCGTCATGCTCGACCTCCGGAACACAAATATTACAGATGATCGGGCATTACGCGGTGAGAGGATGAACTCGTCACTGCTTGCTTTATCTCATCTGAAGCACTTGGATCTTAGCTTCAATGATTTCAGAGGAATCCGCATGCCGGAATTCATCGGCTCCTTCAAGAAACTGAGATACCTCAATCTATCTTCTACACGATTCATGGGAGGAATACCTGCTCGGCTGGGGAACCTTTCGAGCCTCTACGTTCTTGATCTAAGTGCTGCTTTAGATTTTGCATCCCATGTTGACGACCTCGACTGGCTCTCCCATCTTACCTCCCTGAAGCACCTGGACTTTAGCTG ccgtggcctcgggggccgtcgcggcttggttcggatccggatgacggggatcttccTAGGGatgctcctcggggtctcccggcggccgagctcggtggttcgggtcggtgggtcgggtcggtag
- the LOC135671157 gene encoding uncharacterized protein LOC135671157, whose amino-acid sequence MRPSGRASEAACWLRMRPRGRGSEAARQRVCMRPSGRGSEAACWLRMGQVSQATPYLSLCMLWPRSYLCMHRGSLGQAVAEEVSGRLWPRCSARAGWSRAWDRGAEARGMAARVGPSGRDARRGRAGRAHETRAVWPRAWDAGGLAAREARVGPRGRGARAGQSWIPPFQLRLVGLTNCQLGPQFPDWLQFQTQIEELYLADCKLAGTMPAWFGNISSSTITDLDLSNNQIGGKLPSSLNFTKLEILYLDSNRFEGPLPTMLPSTLDTLFLSNNSFTGQLPIWPDVQSVALSDNMLDGGLSSSICPWTFLKYLDLSSNKLLGEIPYCMGKSLQNLYILNLGNNHFSGEIPHTIGFLSGLWHLQLKNNSFSGELPLSLKNCIGLRFLDLAQNNFVGSITPWIGDNLQQLVVLRLRSNMFSGVVPWQLARFEKLQILDLANNNFSGSIPQNIGMIPSGNQLQTFIDPSIYMVNLTNVIRTDRPTQIICAGFVSIDCGATRGNTDSETGILYRVDEGYIDTGRNVRIAERYIEDPTKLQTWFTVRSFPEGTRNCYTLPGLKEGDRYLVRASFVHGNYDGHASGDSVAPPLLFDLYVGVNLWQTINITEVYTLYGAEIITAAPSDSLSICLANIGLGAPFISSLELRHIDNHLAYQDANQSAALVFHSRYNLGSLTNDTVRYPEDKYDRTWDPCNSYIIGCKTWNFMSSTLGIKTTRGDAYEVPGKVMGTATVAADNFTLQYFLHYGLNSSVQTTFYIYLHFADFDYLSGNGSRIFQVRADGEPDTDNISPAYLLATHVHFVHRLAYPGLNGYFNLTRVAGSTLPPILNAAEVYIPINLSVLATDAADADAMMGIKKLYQMKIWQGDPCAPQQFIWSGVNCTYSSSGTPRVTSLNLSYHGMG is encoded by the exons atgaggccgagtggccgagccagcgaggctgcgtgttggctgcgcatgaggccgcgtggccgaggcagcgaggcagcaaggcagcgtgtttgcatgaggccgagtggccgaggcagcgaggctgcgtgctggctgcgcatgggcCAAGTCTCTCAAGCGACGCCATATCTCTCCTTATgcatgctgtggccgaggagctacttgtgcatgcatagaggaagtctcgggcaagccgtggccgaggaggtctcgggtaggctgtggccgaggtgttcggcgcgggcaggctggtcgcgcgcatgggaccgaggagccgaggcgcgcgggatggccgcgcgcgtggggccgagtggccgagacgctcggcgcggtcgggctggccgcgcgcatgagacgcgggcggtttggccgcgcgcgtgggacgcgggcggtttggccgcgcgtgaggcgcgcgtgggaccgaggggccgaggcgcgcgggctggccaGAGTTGGATCCCCCCTTTCCAACTCAGATTAGTAGGTTTAACCAATTGTCAGTTGGGACCTCAATTTCCAGATTGGTTGCAGTTCCAAACACAGATCGAAGAATTATATTTGGCAGACTGTAAACTTGCAGGGACAATGCCCGCTTGGTTTgggaatatttcatcttctaccatCACAGATTTAGACCTTTCCAACAACCAAATAGGAGGCAAGCTGCCATCTTCTTTGAACTTCACCAAGTTGGAAATATTATATTTGGACTCCAACAGATTTGAAGGTCCATTGCCAACGATGCTACCATCTACACTTGATACTCTATTCCTCTCCAATAATTCCTTTACGGGGCAATTGCCGATATGGCCTGATGTTCAATCAGTGGCACTCTCAGATAACATGCTTGATGGTGGTTTATCTTCATCAATCTGCCCATGGACATTTCTCAAATACCTTGACCTTTCGAGCAACAAATTACTTGGTGAGATCCCTTATTGTATGGGAAAATCATTACAAAATCTTTATATCTTGAATTTGGGCAACAATCACTTCTCGGGTGAAATTCCACACACGATCGGATTTTTAAGTGGGCTTTGGCATTTGCAACTAAAAAATAATAGTTTTTCAGGTGAGCTTCCTTTGTCATTGAAAAATTGTATAGGGTTACGGTTTCTTGATTTGGCTCAAAACAATTTTGTCGGAAGTATAACGCCATGGATAGGAGATAATCTACAACAACTGGTAGTGCTTCGTCTTCGTTCAAATATGTTTTCAGGAGTTGTTCCTTGGCAACTTGCTCGATTTGAAAAGCTTCAAATATTGGATCTTGCGAATAACAACTTCTCTGGTTCAATACCTCAAAACATTG GAATGATACCATCTGGTAATCAACTCCAAACTTTTATTGATCCATCCATCTATATGG TTAACCTAACAAATGTCATACGAACGGATCGCCCAACCCAAATCATCTGTGCAGGATTCGTGAGCATCGACTGTGGCGCCACTCGTGGCAATACCGACTCCGAAACTGGAATACTGTACCGAGTCGATGAAGGATACATCGACACGGGTAGAAACGTCAGAATCGCTGAAAGGTACATCGAGGATCCTACAAAGCTGCAGACGTGGTTCACCGTTCGAAGCTTTCCCGAGGGAACTCGCAACTGCTACACCCTTCCCGGGTTGAAGGAAGGGGACAGGTATCTCGTAAGGGCCTCCTTCGTTCACGGCAACTACGACGGCCACGCCTCTGGGGACTCCGTCGCCCCACCGCTGCTATTCGATCTCTATGTCGGTGTCAACCTCTGGCAAACCATCAACATCACCGAGGTGTACACACTTTACGGGGCCGAGATTATTACTGCCGCCCCGTCCGACTCCCTGTCGATATGCCTGGCCAACATTGGTTTGGGAGCGCCGTTCATATCTTCGCTGGAGTTGAGGCATATCGACAACCACCTGGCGTACCAGGACGCGAATCAATCCGCTGCACTAGTGTTCCACAGTCGCTACAACTTGGGATCCCTCACCAACGACACCGTCAG GTATCCAGAAGATAAATATGATAGGACATGGGATCCTTGCAACAGTTATATTATTGGTTGTAAAACATGGAATTTTATGAGCAGTACTTTGGGAATCAAGACCACTCGTGGTGATGCTTATGAGGTCCCAGGCAAGGTCATGGGGACTGCAACTGTTGCTGCAGATAATTTTACATTGCAATATTTCTTGCACTATGGCCTCAATTCGAGTGTTCAAACAACATTCTATATCTATTTGCACTTTGCTGATTTCGACTATTTAAGTGGGAATGGAAGTAGAATTTTTCAGGTGAGAGCAGACGGGGAACCCGATACTGATAACATCAGTCCTGCATATCTACTGGCAACTCATGTCCATTTCGTCCATCGGCTGGCATACCCAGGCTTAAATGGTTATTTTAATCTGACAAGGGTGGCCGGTTCCACCCTTCCCCCCATCCTCAATGCTGCTGAGGTTTACATTCCTATTAATCTTTCAGTTTTGGCAACAGATGCAGCCGATG CTGATGCTATGATGGGGATAAAGAAATTATATCAGATGAAGATATGGCAGGGTGATCCTTGTGCTCCGCAGCAATTCATTTGGAGTGGAGTAAATTGCACCTACTCAAGCTCTGGTACCCCAAGAGTCACCTCATT AAACCTCTCTTATCATGGGATGGGTTGA
- the LOC103973041 gene encoding probable LRR receptor-like serine/threonine-protein kinase At4g29180: MVEQYQTFCRILSNNRLNGPIPASLCDGQSKGLLELRVDNNPDICLCHSTCQIGSKGRKLATFTIVLITVILALIILLLLSLLLFFSRRKKSKTKLSPPIQDSLAIPETHRFTYDELKAITNNFDLVLGKGGFGNVYHGRLHDGTEAAVKLLHSHRMVNGTSSEESMSANSGSRSHGLKEFQAEALLLSRVHHRNLVSLIGYCRDSNQLGLVYEYAARGSLRDHLSDKTGNSQTLS; the protein is encoded by the exons ATGGTTGAGCAATATCAAACTTTTTGCAGAATTTTGTCAAATAACCGACTCAATGGGCCTATTCCAGCTTCTTTGTGTGATGGACAATCAAAAGGATTGCTTGAGTTGAG AGTGGACAACAATCCGGATATATGTCTCTGTCATAGTACATGTCAAATTGGCAGCAAAGGAAGGAAGCTTGCTACATTCACCATTGTGCTGATCACTGTCATCCTGGCGCTGATTATACTGCTGCTCCTATCACTGCTTTTATTCTTCTCGAGGAGAAAAAAATCTAAGACAAAATTAT CACCGCCAATTCAAGACTCGCTTGCTATACCCGAAACCCATAGATTTACATATGATGAATTGAAGGCCATCACCAACAATTTTGATCTTGTACTTGGAAAGGGGGGGTTTGGGAATGTTTACCATGGTCGATTGCATGACGGCACTGAAGCTGCAGTAAAACTTTTGCACTCACATCGGATGGTCAATGGGACATCATCTGAGGAGTCCATGTCTGCAAATTCTGGCTCCAGATCACATGGGCTGAAAGAGTTTCAAGCCGAG GCTCTTCTCTTATCGAGGGTCCATCACAGGAACTTAGTGTCTTTGATCGGGTACTGTAGAGACAGCAATCAACTTGGACTTGTTTATGAATATGCTGCTCGTGGAAGTCTTAGAGATCATCTTTCAG ATAAAACTGGAAATAGTCAAACATTGAGTTAG
- the LOC135671158 gene encoding receptor-like protein EIX2 produces the protein MGFPLRFLSSLSLCLLALLLHRATVTIGCFSMEREALSDFKAGIHDTHNRLSSWVGQDCCAWEGVICGATTGHVVMLDLRNTNFTDDWALRGERMNSSLLALSHLKHLDLSLNNFSGIRMPEFIGSFKKLRYLNLSSTKFMGGIPARLGNLSSLYVLDLSDALYVDYYGDGYPVDNLDWLSHLTSLKHLVLIREHAAIPPSVNLTHLDLCNSGFYGVIPDAIGDLGSLTFLDLGGNQLEGIVPRSMVDLRRLKELHMPGNQLTGNLSDLLEQMTNLIILDLRSNLFYGSMPSSVGKFSNLTELNLAGNSVGGVLSQVHFENLTRLRLLDLRDNPITISIGQSWVPPFQLRLVDLTKCQLGPQFPEWLQFQTQIEELYLADCKIAGTMPVYTSNSIPLQ, from the exons ATGGGTTTCCCTTTACGCTTCTTATCATCATTGTCGTTGTGCCTCTtggccctcctcctccaccgggcCACGGTGACAATTGGGTGTTTCAGCATGGAGAGGGAGGCACTGTCGGACTTCAAAGCCGGCATCCACGACACCCATAACCGGCTATCTTCTTGGGTAGGCCAAGACTGCTGCGCATGGGAGGGGGTCATCtgtggtgccaccactggccacgtCGTCATGCTCGACCTCCGAAACACAAATTTTACAGATGATTGGGCATTACGCGGTGAGAGGATGAACTCGTCATTGCTTGCTTTATCCCATCTGAAGCACTTGGATCTTAGCTTGAATAATTTTAGCGGGATCCGCATGCCGGAATTCATCGGCTCCTTCAAGAAACTGAGATACCTCAATCTATCTTCTACAAAATTCATGGGAGGAATACCTGCTCGGCTGGGGAACCTTTCGAGCCTCTACGTTCTTGATCTAAGCGATGCTTTATACGTCGATTATTATGGCGACGGATATCCCGTCGACAACCTCGACTGGCTCTCCCATCTTACCTCCCTGAAGCACCTGGTTCTCATCCGTGAACATGCTGCCATCCCTCCAAGTGTTAA TCTTACCCATCTTGATCTTTGTAATTCTGGGTTCTATGGCGTTATTCCTGATGCAATTGGAGACTTGGGCTCTCTTACTTTTCTTGATCTAGGAGGCAATCAACTCGAGGGTATCGTACCGAGATCCATGGTTGATCTCCGTAGACTGAAAGAATTACATATGCCAGGCAACCAATTGACAGGAAATTTGAGCGATTTGCTAGAGCAAATGACGAATCTCATCATTTTGGATCTCCGATCTAATTTATTCTACGGTTCCATGCCTTCCTCCGTTGGTAAGTTCTCTAATCTCACCGAATTGAATCTCGCTGGAAATTCTGTTGGAGGTGTCCTTTCACAAGTTCATTTTGAGAATCTTACAAGATTGCGACTGTTGGACTTGCGTGACAACCCCATCACCATATCAATTGGCCAGAGTTGGGTTCCCCCTTTCCAACTCAGATTAGTAGATTTAACCAAATGTCAGTTGGGACCTCAATTTCCAGAATggttgcagtttcaaacacagatCGAAGAATTATATTTGGCAGACTGTAAAATTGCAGGGACAATGCCCGTCTACACTTCAAACTCCATACCTCTCCAATAA